In the genome of Diabrotica undecimpunctata isolate CICGRU chromosome 2, icDiaUnde3, whole genome shotgun sequence, the window ATTGTTTAGCAGTACCACCTACTGTTCCAATTTTTTACCAATTCTTTTGATGGTTACCTTTCCTAGTTGATTACCGATTTTTATTGCGTTATATATAGCATATAAGACTCAAACTAAACAGATTTTAGTATACTAACGCCTGCCCCAATTTTCCAAAACAAAACAAgtcaataatttatttacattcaaTAGGACAGAAAGAAAGGATATTTATAggttacttaattttttttataaataaatctaTAACAATCATCGATATAATATACCAAGGATGGAGCCTATGAATAAATACTTGCGTCCAAAGTAGCTAGTGACAATGGCCGATTTTGTTTCCGGAATGTCAGTAGTGTACGAAAAAAAATTCCTTAGGTACATATAtatgtacaataattatttattttcgttgttatttactgaatatatttgaataaaagatataatgacatgtaacattgtaaaaaaattattatttttacaacaTAATATATATACAGGTTACAGGTACGTAGTTGCTCATCGCGCGCCACTGATgtgactggatgcaaaatattaaaaattttaccaatttattgatttaccaaaaagaatacattaaattattaacTTAACATATTATAATGTTACCTGTTTCaacataaaaatatcgggaaataaTTAATCACCTGTCAAATTCACGTCAGACATTGTAGCTAGTAATGTGACGTCAGTTACGTTGTCTATCAGCTACATATAAAAATACCAACATGTTACATCTCTTAGTATATTATACCTATGATAACAATAAATATAAACTATGTATAATCGTTTTCTATTTGATGCATTTATTACATTGTTTGGATCATAAATATGGTTTGCCAATCAAATAttagccatgaaataactactctttgcatatttttcatttgaaaaagaGCCTTAAGAATTGGTAAAAATATACAACCTTTTGGGATCCAATTGTCGATCAATGTCTGTGAGATCTCTTACCCCTACTGCTACTATCTGACCTCGAGCGCCTTCTCCTCTTCCTGTCAGATCTTGAACTAGAAGGTGATCTTTTTGAATATCGGCTTCTAGTCGAACTTCTGGATCTTCTCGATTTGTCTCGCGATCGCGATCTTTTTGATCGTCTGTACGAAGACGATCTAGACCTGCGCGATCTGGAATATGAtctaaaaaaaagtgaaaatagtATATTGGGTATTTTTAGTTAAACGTTAAACGTCATCCAATTTGAACTTCTGTCATTTCTACACAACGTTGCCACAGTGTTGGGAGTAGAGTAAGGGCCGCTTTGGCCAGACAGGACGGGACATTTGAACTACTATGAAGTCAATGTCAGTAAGCGGTGAATCTGCATTACTGGCCGAGCATAAACCTGCGAAAACGGGAACAATGAAAATCTTGATATACAGTGTGTAGTCAGAATATTCTTTTGCGACATTTTAGGTTTTAAGGATGGGATTTAagtcggatcgtgacgtatgataaATCACATGTTAAAGGATACCGAATATGTTGAGACATTAAAAACAaacatggcagcattgccaaaagggcattacatcatatctccgttgttattggtcggATTGGAGCGTGTGACGCGTTACATGAAAGGGGAagatataatgaatatattaagatagaaaaaacaaacaaggatactaccaaaaggacactacacagcatcttcgttattaatgaacatATGACAGTATGGATAATAATTCACCCACTACGTAAATTTGCTTTGTTGACCTGTAAAAGGTCTCTgactaaattcaaaataaaaaactagGCGAATTCTATCATATAACACATCAAATGAGACGACGTGAGACGTATAGTACATGTAATGTATATACCGTGTATATTTCCTATCTTTTCCAATTCTACCCTTAAATCCTAAAATGTTACAAAAGAATTTTCACTGCATATCAAGATTTTTACCTACTGGTTCCGGTCTTTCCTAAGGTTTATGCTCGGTCGGTAATGCAGATTCAATGCTTACCGACAGTGACGTCAGAGTAGTTTAAATGTCCCGTTCTGTCTCGCCAAAGCGACCCTTACTCTACTGTTGGGATAGTAGACAATGTAGGGAAATGTAAGGTTATGATTCTTATTATTATCAATTCATTTGTTTAGAGATCCTTGACGACAAATTGCAAAGACATAATAATGAAGATTTTGCATtattacatttaaatattttctaagtGATTTCaactctgctgtttctaacaccctttttgtcctctctgtaacAGGTCGTGTTGGGACTATGAAacattatgggacagagctagaagtacagatatagaCGTAGATGCAAAGTGGAGACATCATggactaggtaagaaatagaaaagtggaaaggaacgatcatataagcggaatgacaacaaatagagtagtaaagacggcaagagaccgttccccaataggaagaccacgaaaacgatggaacgacaacttagtggaggcacattgaaaaacaaacagtcatgtctacataaaaagaagaagaagaaatatttaaatataaatacccACTGTAAATTGACAAAATACTCATGACTGCTACTTTAGGACCTTTTAAAACCCCAGTGATATAGaagttattgttttttgaatacTGAATGTTTTCTATAAATTTTATATCATTGTTGAGGTATTTTTAAGCAGTTGGATGTACTGTAGTGAAGTACAAATGTCAATAATGACGTGTAACGGTGTTAAACGGGAAAAATGTATAGAATAAAAACAGTGGTAAAACATAATTGTTTCTGAAAATAGAAAATTCATGTCATGTCATTGTAATAAACAGAACTAATGACAACTGTTTTCTTATCATAATTATTCTTACCTAGACCTCGATCGCTTAGAAGAAGACGATTTCTTCCTTGATCCTACAGAATCTCTTCTGTTCGGGCTATTCGAATCCCGTCTAGACCTCCTCGATGGAGGAGACTTCGACCAACGAGACGAAGCTACGCGGTGTCTTCTTTCGGGAGTGGGCGATCTCTTTTTAGATCTTTTGTATGAATTTTTCGATTCATCCGATGAAGAACTATCTTCTTGTGAAGATGAGGAACTGGATTGTGGTTTGTGTTTTTCATACACGGGGGACGCGTCTCTCGTATCGTGTTGGGAATATCTGCGATCTGAAAAACAGGAGGAGCGTGATTCGGTCGGTTTTTACTCTGACCTTGCAGTTTGTCGTTTctcagaaatcaaagaaaaatatttgcaaaGAACATTTTTAGGTAACAACTTTCAGAAATCGTGGTTGATTTTAATTCCACGGGTTTCAATTATCAAAAACATCACATTATATTACAGCTGGGGTTGATCATTACATCTTTGTCCAGCTTGTCCATTTACATCTTTGGTCGATTGTCTGATCTTTGGTCCCAGTTTACAAGCATTTCGTAGTTTTGGAGAATATAAATAGTTCCCTCGAAGTAGTCTACAGATTATTCTTCTAGTATACAAAGTAACAACTTATTCTCAACAAACATCTAAATTTACTAGTTTTAATCGGACGTTTAAAATTGACTTTAACTTATTTTCTATTAAAACAACAAACTGCAATATAAAAAAAGATCTACCAATAAAGAATCACTAACATTACTTTACCTCCAAGGCAAAAGTCAATAAGTCTATACACTAAATCAAATAAAAGCCTCGTTTACTTGCTCTAACGAATTTTCACTAAGTTATCGACATCACTTGTCAATTGCCAATTGTTTTTAATTCTGCTCGCAGTGCAAACACGCGAAAGTTGTGTCTCACGAAATGCCATAAAACACAACAATGGATTTTTAAAATACTGACCTTGACTTCTAGCGTCTACCTGTGAATCGTTATCGATGGATTCCGGACTTGGTGATCTGCTAGCGCTGCCCTCCTTCCGCCTTTCCGCTTCGTCTAACCTctcttctatttctcgttcggTCTTTTGAAAATCGCTTACTTTTCGTTTGATCGTATTCtgaaatatatttcattttaaattCTGTCTATGTTTCATCGCTTTGCAGGATTTCAAAGtataatttataaacaaaaagagaaatcaaacgatttctacctggcttcttctatgttgtataatttataaatttaatattaaattataagtCGCGAGCGAACATTAAAGGAAAATTTGATGTTACACCAACCAACCGGACTAACAGCCGGCCGGCAACTAACTTGATAGTTGTGCAGAGAAATTAAAAGTTATGATAAATGAATGTGGCAACACCAACCACATCATATTCAATGTAGATGAGATAAATTTGGCTTGGCTGTGACTTGGAAGTATAATTGGGTGACAGATTCCCTTTTTGAGGATTGATTTGGTCATCATTTGATACCTGAAGTCGAACATTATTGTCAATCTAAACAAATTCCATTTTAAAGTAATGGTAACCATCGACAATGCACCAAGTCACCCTCCTGCAATTTTAACCCACTTGTGAGTTAAATTTTTAGCTTACTTCAACCTATGGATCAGGGAGTCATTAAAACATTCAAAACTTATTATACCAGATCATCCCACACCTGTATTAAGTTATAAGAAAAACAATGAGCTCTCTGTTAAAGATGTTTGGAAACAATCCAATGTTTTAGATGCAGAGAAAATCATAGGAgaattttttaatgaaatttcACAAATAACATTAAATGATGTCAGCAAAAACTGTTCTTTTGTTCATCACTAACACTAAGGTGGAGTTAATAACGCCTGAGCCTGATGAAATTATTAATGCGACTAAAGAAGTTGTTAATATTGCTCAAATGTGTTCAATTGTTAGTATGGGTACTAATACTCTAAATAGAACTTTCCTCCatattttgtaaaaatatcaaatttcatTGTTTTTGTCTACTTACCCtcaactcatcatcagaatcCCTGTAAACGCCTCTATCTTTCTCATCCTCTGAACTACTTCCTGAATCGTCTCCTCCATACATACCCAGTCCTATCATTTGTATTATTGTTGAGAAAATGAGATATGATATGTTGGAAATAAAGTTAAATTGCCCAAAGATTACAATGAGCTGGTCCAAGTACAGGTAAACAGAACTTTTAACATTTAAACTTTACAAAAACACTCAGTTTTTAGAAAAATTCAATTATGTGATTCTGACAGATGCTGAGtcaatctttcttcttttttaaaaggATGCTAGGAATCGCTTAGACCAGTGATTCCCAAAGTAACTAAATTACAACTTATTCCATAAAACCTTAAAAAACTGGGACTCAAATACCATGAAGAAAAAATGGGCATAACTTTATGAAGGACTGTTAAAATATGAACAAAATTCTGCATATTTCTTACTCATtatctatattaaaaaaataatttgtttcagAATATTTCGGTTTGAAGGAAAAAAACCATGATGCCTTGCCAGACACATATCTCAATTAAAGCACAGAAAACTGCTaacattttttttccaattaGCTAATGGGTAAACATTACAACTTAAGTATCCAATTTTCAGGTTTGAGATGACCTGAAAAGAATAAATGATAAAATGGATTGCAACTGACACAATAGAACACAGGGTAATGACTGGGTTAACAACAGTTTTActaaatacagaaaaaaaaacatattataaAGCTAACTATAGATAAAAAAAGGAATCATCATTGTACTTAAAATATCTTGAACTGCTCTTaatcaaaatttgttttactTAAAATGAACAAACCTGAATTATTATTGTAAAAGAACTGTGTAGCTGTACTtgaaaatatctcaaaaataataaaactaaaatggaTTACTTACCGAGTCGACCTCTAATGGTGGCACCACTGCTGGGTGCTGTGGCTGCTTCTGAAGCTGAAGTTAACAACAAATTTAACAAACTTATACCATATATACCCTGCTAACAATCTTACGAAGTAATAACATTGAAAAAAATAGCCATCTGGATGAAACACACcctaaacatgtttttattaaaacaagtaagaaagttacaaaaaataaaaatgccCTATATTGTACAATACCTTTGCGATTTTTAACAAAACGTTGCAATTCCTCTTTACACACTGCTTCTATTTGGCGATTTGTTACATTTAGTAATATTTCAGTCATTGTCCTTCGCACTTTCaacatctaaaaatattaaagataacaTGATGTGATATTTGAAATATAGTATTTGTTGTACCAATTCTTCCTGTGTTAAGGGCATTGGTTCTGGAGTCTTATTCTTTTTTTTCACTTTGTTTTCATTATCAGAGTTTTCTCCATCACTTTCCTATAAgaataaaattattgtatttcaGATCTTgataaacttttattaaaattgaTTGATTTAAGATTGATCTTTTCCAATCACTGAATTCATTTTTTGcattgaaataaatatatttcacaTAAAACAGATGTAGATTTCATAAAGACTTATTTTTACAGAACTTatgaacaaaaataaacttacaaATCTGCTTTTTTGTCTTTCTTTCattgtagattttaaaatttcCATAGTTTCTTTATTAGAATGTTTAGTTTGTTCCATATATGATTCCCTCTCTTCTTTCTCCTTCTGCTTTTCAATTTGCTTTAATTTCTCCTTCTCCATTTTTTCCAACCCTATTGTTTAAGGATATATTAAAATActgaatatattttataaagacAACTACAATCAATATAAAGCTCTCATAGACCAATATCTAAATTAAACTGCTTACCTTCCCTGATCCAGGCTGGTAATTGCTTTCTCTTAGCAGTATCCAAAGATGCAGGAGTTACTGTGCCTGCATCAATTGGTGAAACTGGCATAGGGGGGATGGCTGTAGATTGTCTAAGAGGTACATTCACTTTGCTATACCTTTTGTTATGTGGTTTTATATGTTTGGAAGAAGTTGAAGAGCTGTTCCAATAATGAGAACTATTAGAATTTGAGTTACtgtaacaaaatataatatttaatagtCAGAACTTGATTGGTgtacatttacattaaaaaaatgttaaatcatattaattattaatactttttttaaGTCTTTGCAAATACAACACAGCAGGTTTATAGTCCCTAATATATGACAATACATTGGTGTAAAACATAGACTAAAGTGTTCTTTTCCAAAAAGTTTTTGTAGGTGAAATATTATTCTTTTCAGACAATGTAGAATTTACCTGCCAAAGGGCACCGCATTATCGGTAACAGTTTCAGGAGGTTCAGCATATGAATTAACAGGAGTAGGTAACAATGGTGCTTTCAATCCACTAATTGTTGGAGCAGGGGGTGGAACTGGAGAAGTCCAACTATTATTCCAATTCCACGATTGGTTTTGTGTATTCCAATTCCAGGCTTCCGTTCCTGGTGTTGGAGGACCCTCATTAGAATTCCACGTCGGTGGAGGCGGCGGTTCTTTATCGTTTTCTGGATCTGGTTCCTTTTCTCGGTGAGCTTTTTTCTTGCTAGGGACTACAGGGGGTTCTGTGGGCATCGGAGGCGGACCTGCCTCTTTCATCATAATCCATTGCTGTGCTAAGACTGCCCAATCAACTTGTTCACCCGGTACGTTTTGAAAAGATGCTGGATTAAGCGGCCACTGAGCATACTTTTGGGACTCGTTAGAATCGCTTCCTGAATACATTACAATTTCGGTAATTCTACGCTGGTATTAACAAGAAACCTATTAATAATCTAGAAATTGAAAAAGAAACATTTCATTGAAATGGAAGCACTACAAACCCCATCGGCAAAATTCTACTTTTTCGATCTGATTTGACATTTGAAACTGACATAATTTTCAaagttcacaaaattaaaaacaagGATGATAAggaattgtaaaatattttaaggtATATCATATTACAGGAGAGTTGAATTATTTGCAAATTTTAATTGattttcataaatatattattgcaATTTGTGCTATGATTAGTGAAATTTGCTTAAATTTAAAACTCGCCAAAAACTAGCTTTTATCAGTAAAGCCAACATTACACAAATGAAAATAATTAAACACTCAAAAACTTACCGCCCAACTAACCCTCATCTTATTATCGATCGTAGATAATTTTAAACGTAAATATTTCTGACGAAGACGATACAAACATTAATCGCACAATGTTGAAAATGAATGTTTCTTTAACCTTCGAAGTCTTGCTATACTTAAATTCCTACTACTTTGGATTATTCGCCATTTGTGAAATATGCATGATATCAGTAAAGTATTTTAGCTTTATCGGCTTGGACCATTATTCTACTGATTTTGGTGTATTAATAGGAGTATGTTTTATAGAAATCTTACGAGTATTACTAGCTAGTAGAGGAAATCTGACAGAAAGAAGTAAGTGTTTCATTGTTAATTGTTAACACGTATAGGtaatttgaaaatatttccaGAATGGCCAGTCATTGTAGCTATTTTATTAACAATTCCGTCAGTATTGGGAGTAGTCTATTTAATGATGTGGCAAAGTGAGATATTAAGGTTTGAATATGTTATTTGTGGGATGCAATTAGGATTTTGTGTAGCCGAAATTGTAACTGGAATAATGTGTCTTTTTTCCTGCTGCCAAACACcagaatattattaaaacaattttatatgtatatttttactaataaagaaatattaaaacaatctgtattataatattcttgattatttatttatgatttgtcattttaaaatttaatttaccacGGCCTTTGTCTCATTAAGGTTAACAGCTAAAGCAGATAATGTTTTGAGGTTAAATATAATTTTCCAGCAGTTTTCAACACTGAGcacaaaaataatcaataaaatatcagtacaGCCAACACATAACGTTGTGGAAATGTCAAAATAGTAAACAATCACATTATTTAAACTTTTTGATTTCGACAAAATCCAAAATGTCTTCAAATGTTACAGCTTTAGATTTTCCAACGATATGTCGATTCTGTTTAAAAAAGGAATATTCGAAAGGCATATTTGAAGTACCTGAGTACCTAACATTGATTCAGAACATAACTAATTTAAAGGTACAGTGTTTATTATAAATTTCCTATGATTTGCTTAATTTATAAACCTACTTAGAAGTAATACAAGTATTGAAATGGGgttataaaaattaaaagcaTTAGAACTATGTTTTatatatactttatatatatatatatatatatatatatatatatatatatatatatatatatatatatatatatatatatatatatatatatatatatatatatatatatatatatatatatatatatatatatatatatatatatatatatatatatatatatatatatatatatatatatatatatatatatatatatatatatatatatatatatatatatatatatatatatatatatatatatatatactttattcttatttttttatttaaaactgtttcaaaatatatataggtACCTTGAACATACTTCGATTTTTATTATGGTTACTGAGACATTGCTGCTGCTAGTAAATTAGTAAATGAAAATATGAACTGAATATATggatatattgttttgtttttaaatgttgTAATTCTTTCTTTTCCTTATTCAGGTTCAAGAAAATGATGGCTTTCCAAAACATATATGCCAGCATTGTTTAAACAAACTAAGAGATATTTCTGAATTTGTTCAAATGTGCATCGGAAGCAATGATATTTTACTACATATAcatgaaaataacaaaattaagaATGAGTTACTAGAAACAACATTGAATGATACTGGATTGTTAGTTGAAAATGGAAATGATAGTGACGTATCACTGAAATCAGAAGTGTATTATCCTGATCAAGTCTATTCGGATTCAGAAAATGAGGAACCTAAGCCAAAAAAGGTTACCTGTAAATCATGCCAAACATCATTTAAATCTTGGTATAATCTACAAGTTCATCAAAAGAAAGGATGTCCAATGTTCGATGTTAAAAAAGTTGAATATATATGCCTGATATGTGATTGGGTGGGTGATACAAAGTCTGCACTAAGGAACCATGAAAGGAAGGAGCATACAGAGATTGTGGAGATTTCTGCAGGACTAACTAAAAAAAAGTGGAAATGTGCAATATGTTGCAAattatttactaaaaaaattgatttacaaaGACATAGAAGGGTACATACAGGCTTAAGACCATTCATTTGCAAACTTTGTGAGAAGGGCTTTACACAAAAGAGCACACTCGAGAGGCACATGAGTTCTCTACATTCGAATCAagaagaaaaatacaattttgagtgTTACATTTGTGAAAGAAAGTTTGTGAGAAAGGATCATTTAGAAGCACACATGCATAATGTGCATATCAAAAGACAGAATGATGAACCACTGGAAATTGAATATTATACGAGCTCTAAAAGTTGTAAATTGTGCTCCAAATCATTCAGTATATTTTCTTATTTACACAACCACCTTATGATAGTGCATGAAGAGACAAAACCTCCAAAACCAAAACctagagaaaagaaaataaaattcgaACATTCCTCAAATCTGTGTAGTATTTGTGGAAAATCATTCGAAAAGAGAAAAACTTACCAGATGCACATGAATAGAAAACATTCAGAGAAGAAATATGAACAGAAACCCAGAAAAGTTGTAGCTAAAAGGGATAAATTTCAGTGTTGGCATTGTGGGAAGATATTTACCACTCAGTCTAATCTTACAGTAAGTACAATATATTTGTAATTTAGTGCATTTAGTGTAACAGTGTGTTAGTAAATAAGTGCGATAAACTTCAGGGGCGATTCTGCATGAAAAATAATGACGGTTTACTATATAAATGTATGTCCTGGAATCTAGGGAAACATTTAAATGTTTGGTCTCGCTCTAGCTTTGTTTTAAAGGTGTGCTAAtagatattttataattttaactacCTACAAACTATTAACGACACAATCGAAAGCAATCGCTGGGGCCCAATACAATATTTTCCAATTCCAGTACTCCCGGTCTAAGTCACTGCCTTGCACGCAATTCTTAATTCAAtatgtattattttaatttttcaatcatTCAGCAGCATGGTATATATCAGTCTTCGTCAAGGAAGTATCAGTCAATTGAGGAATGACTGAGGACCAAAAGTAATGACAGGAGGAAATTGGCTGTGGGGTTTTTGTTTTGATTCGATCGGCCGGCGGTCGATTCTA includes:
- the LOC140435313 gene encoding uncharacterized protein, translated to MYSGSDSNESQKYAQWPLNPASFQNVPGEQVDWAVLAQQWIMMKEAGPPPMPTEPPVVPSKKKAHREKEPDPENDKEPPPPPTWNSNEGPPTPGTEAWNWNTQNQSWNWNNSWTSPVPPPAPTISGLKAPLLPTPVNSYAEPPETVTDNAVPFGSNSNSNSSHYWNSSSTSSKHIKPHNKRYSKVNVPLRQSTAIPPMPVSPIDAGTVTPASLDTAKRKQLPAWIREGLEKMEKEKLKQIEKQKEKEERESYMEQTKHSNKETMEILKSTMKERQKSRFESDGENSDNENKVKKKNKTPEPMPLTQEELMLKVRRTMTEILLNVTNRQIEAVCKEELQRFVKNRKASEAATAPSSGATIRGRLGLGMYGGDDSGSSSEDEKDRGVYRDSDDELRNTIKRKVSDFQKTEREIEERLDEAERRKEGSASRSPSPESIDNDSQVDARSQDRRYSQHDTRDASPVYEKHKPQSSSSSSQEDSSSSDESKNSYKRSKKRSPTPERRHRVASSRWSKSPPSRRSRRDSNSPNRRDSVGSRKKSSSSKRSRSRSYSRSRRSRSSSYRRSKRSRSRDKSRRSRSSTRSRYSKRSPSSSRSDRKRRRRSRSDSSSRGKRSHRH
- the LOC140433604 gene encoding transmembrane protein 216-like gives rise to the protein MLKMNVSLTFEVLLYLNSYYFGLFAICEICMISVKYFSFIGLDHYSTDFGVLIGVCFIEILRVLLASRGNLTERKWPVIVAILLTIPSVLGVVYLMMWQSEILRFEYVICGMQLGFCVAEIVTGIMCLFSCCQTPEYY
- the LOC140433603 gene encoding uncharacterized protein, which produces MSSNVTALDFPTICRFCLKKEYSKGIFEVPEYLTLIQNITNLKVQENDGFPKHICQHCLNKLRDISEFVQMCIGSNDILLHIHENNKIKNELLETTLNDTGLLVENGNDSDVSLKSEVYYPDQVYSDSENEEPKPKKVTCKSCQTSFKSWYNLQVHQKKGCPMFDVKKVEYICLICDWVGDTKSALRNHERKEHTEIVEISAGLTKKKWKCAICCKLFTKKIDLQRHRRVHTGLRPFICKLCEKGFTQKSTLERHMSSLHSNQEEKYNFECYICERKFVRKDHLEAHMHNVHIKRQNDEPLEIEYYTSSKSCKLCSKSFSIFSYLHNHLMIVHEETKPPKPKPREKKIKFEHSSNLCSICGKSFEKRKTYQMHMNRKHSEKKYEQKPRKVVAKRDKFQCWHCGKIFTTQSNLTVHIRIHTGEKPYQCGFCAQKFAAYSSWHEHENIHTGKKPFQCVHCKKAFKQRGSLRKHMRSSVHRKPVEEMISPELHNMGQINSL